Within Flavobacterium pisciphilum, the genomic segment AGAGCAGCAAAAGCTATTGATCCTATATAGAGCAAGTGGTCTTTCAATAGCAGCCTTTTGCAAGAAGCATGATCTTGTAAGAGCGACCTTCGACTATTGGTTAAAGAAGGATAAAGAAAAGTCAAGGGGTAGTTTTGTTGCCATCAAGCCTCCTGTCATCACCTCGCCAAGTGTGGCCTTACCTTCAATTGAGCTAAGCTTTCCCAATGGGGTTACCTTGAAGACAGCCATAACCAACCCTGATTTCATTTCCTCACTCATTCGATTAGTCTGATTATATGTTTAGCTTAGGATCCGAGCATCGATACTACCTGTATCGTGGTAGCTGTGATATGCGTCGTTCATTTAACGGACTTTGCGGTCTGATTAGTAGCGACCTCAACCTTAATCCGCTTAGCGGAGATGTATTTGTTTTCTTGAACAAAGCAGGCACCCATATCAAATTGCTTCATTGGGAGTCCGGAGGATTTGTGCTCTATTATAAAAGGCTGGAAAAGGGGAGTATATCGGTGCCTACAAATACACTTTCAGACCAGATATCGTACAGTGATTTGGTATTGATGATCGCAGGAGTAGAGGTGTTGAAAAGTCGTCAAAAAAAACGATATAAATTACACTGAAAGTGTTGTTATTATTAGGTTGTATGCGATTGGTTGATTAACTTTACACCATGCAAGCAACGTTCGAAAAACTATCAAAACAAGAGCTTTTGACCCTGGTCAAAGTTCAAAATGATAGAGTGCTTGAACTGGAAAATAAGAACGGACAAATTGCAAATAACAACCACACCCTTTCTCAGCAATACCATACCCTTTCAGATAAGTGTGATTACCTGCAGTACAAGGTAGCTTTGCTTACCCGTATGCTATTTGGTCAGCAAACTGAGCGTTTCGCCAAGGCCGAACAACCAGAACTTCCCTTTGCTCCAAGCGCTGAAGAACAAAAGCAGGTGCAAGAACAAATTGAAGAAAAGATAACCTACACCCGGAAGAAAGCAGCGGGTGGCCATAAAGGCCGTGCAGCTTTACCAGAGCACTTGCCAGTAGAAGAAATCGAGATCCATCCTGAACAAGACCTGACTGATAGCGTTGTTATCGGCAAGGACATTACAGATGAGCTCGAATTTGAGCCTGCACGCTTTTACATCAAACGCTATATCCGCTACAAATACGCTACTAAAGACCGTAGCTCCGTAAGCATAGGTCCATTGCCGGAAAGAGTAATAGATAAAGGGATCCCCGGCCCGGGACTGCTGGCATCGATCCTAACAGACAAATACATGGATCACCTCCCCCTTTACCGCCAAAAACAAAGGTTTGCCAGGGAGGACATTAAAATAGCCTCCTCTACCTTAGAAGGCTGGACAAAGGAAGCCCTGCGACTACTGGAGCCACTCTATGATAAATTAGTAGCCGACACCAAAAGCCAAGGTTACCTCCAGGTGGATGAAACCACCATTAAAGTTTTGGAAAGTGAAAAGAAAGGAGCCTGTCACAGAGGTTACTATTGGGTATATCATGCCCCATTGGATGGTACTGTGCTATTTGACTATAGCCCCACACGTGGGGCTGAAGCACCCTATCCCATATTAAAGGATTTTAAGGGGTATCTCCAAAGTGACGGCTATGCCGTTTATGAAAGCTTTGGCAAAGCAAAGGAGGTTACTCACCTGGCTTGTTGGGCACATGCAAGGAGGGAGTATGAACGCGCTTTGGATAATGATAAAACCAGAGCAGAAACAGCCTTGGTTATGATCCAAAAGTTATATGCTGTAGAACGACAATGCCGCACAGAAAACTTAAATAAGGCGCAGGTTAAAGAATTACGCCTTGCTACGAGCCTTCCTGTGCTTAATGAATTAGGCAAATGGATTGCTGAGGATATCAGGAACGTGCCGCCCAAGTCACAAATAGGCAAGGCGATGGCCTACTCTATTAGGCGTTGGAAGGAACTATGTGCCTATCTCTATGATGGAGACTTGGAAATAGATAACAACCGCGTGGAAAATGCCATAAGACCGGTGGCGCTCGGACGCAAAAACTACCTCTTTGCCGGAAGTCATGAGGCTGCTCAAAGAGCTGCTATGATCTATTCCTTCTTCGCCATCTGCAAGAAGCATGAGGTCAATCCTTTCAAGTGGCTAAAGTATACCTTGGAAAATATAAAGACAATAAAGTACAAGGACATCACTAATCTGTATCCGCAGAACTATAAGAAATTACAGAAACTATAAAAACACGTACTTCGTCGGGCGCTTACTGCTGTACCAGTTTCCATATCATCATACTTTTTTAAAGTTGATGTAGCCCTGCACAAAAAGAAAGCGCAGGCAACTACACTTACCGCACATTGAGGTACTGGTATACCCGACAACGAATAAGCGAGCGCCCACGCCTATGGCATGAGCGTTCTTCCTTATCGTCCCGTTGTCTAAAAATTACCAGTTTTCAATGTGGGACTTAAAGCAAAAACACTTTAAGTATTTCTATATTTTACATAGCAAAGATACTAAACTCTTGCTATTAGATGTATTAATGCAACAAAAAGCTTAGCCTGAATTTGTTTTGTGATTGATATAATTCTGCTCCAATATTGTCATCAAATCTGTTTCCTTATAAATAATTTTGCCACCGATCTGAATATACGGCAGGATATTATCATCACGGTATTGCTGTAAAGTCCGTTTGCTGATATGTAGCAATTTGCATACATCTTCGCCCGACAAATAAATTTCTCCGTTCATTACAGGACGATAATTTTTTAATATGCTTTCAATACGGTTTCTCAACTGCATTATCATTTGCTGTTGTTCGATTACTTCTTCAGCTTCATTCGTCAATAAATTCATTGTCATTGGTATTGTAGGGGTGTCCAGCTTCGAGCAAAGACAGTACATCCGAGCGTTTATAATAATTTTTGCGGTTCAGTTTGGAATATGGCAATAGCCCTTTGTCTTTATAGGTCTGCAAAGTCCGTTTGGTAATATCCATCATCAGGCACACTTCCTGGTTATCGAGCCACTTTTCTTCTTTGAAAATTGGAGTATATTTCCGTACAGCATTTTCGGTCATTTCTAAAAGTGCTTTTAGTTCATTCTTCATTCCGTCTAATGTGGATTTTTGTATTGCAATAACTTCCATAATCTGCTCAATTTTTCTGTGGAAGTGGAATTTATCAAGGATTTGTAAAGGCTTGGAAAATGTTGTATTGATTGGCGTTGAAAGGTAGTATTTGTCGCCACGATATAAATTTCAAGATAGTTTATTTTGTAAATTTGAAGAATATAGGTTACTGATAAATTAATTTTAAATGGCAGTATTACAAAAAGGCAATTCAAATTATCCGTTTTGGGGAGCATCAATAAGTCTAATCACTGGACTTGACCCGTTAGGCCTTCAAACAACCTCAGAAGCGACTTACGCCACTATGTTGCCTGGAATTTCCAATTTGACTAATCGTCTCCGTTATTATGGGTTTTATTGTTGGCTTTTAGACTTCTATTTCAAGACCGAGAAGAAAGGCAACTCAAAAGAACAATATCGTTTTATCCGCAGAGCTGAATTGATGATTGCCATAATTATGCAAAGCGAGCGTAAAGGAGTTCAACAGATAACAGGAAGTAACTTTGCTTCAAACCTAATAAATACAGCTGAGGAAACTTATTTTGACTTAGCCGAAGGAGCAGACAAGGACAATACCGATAAAAATGTTTATTGGAAATATCCATCCGGTGCATTCGGACAATATTATTACGGAGCAATGCAGGCACTTTCCTTAATTATTACAGCAATAAATGATGATGGAGATGCTATTTACAACATTAGTAAACCACACCCAAGACAAAAAGTTTCTGGGAAACAATTAGCCGAGGCTTTTGAAGGATCATTGTCACCACAAATAAAAGAGTTATTTTATATTAATATCAAAAAAGGAAAACTCTACCAAGATGATATTTCAGAACTGATAAAGTATTTTGCGATTGATACGGTACAAACAGAAAATGCCGAATGGCAACTATATGTAGAAATGCTTTTGGACAAAGACGATCCAAGTCAAGAAATGGAAGAACGTTTTACTTTTCACAGAAGGGAAACAATTTTGTCGCTCTTAAATACAGCTGTTAAAAATGAAAATAATTACGACTGGTATAGATTTCTATTGGAAAGTTACCGAAAGAAATTGGGAACAAATGGTTATCCTGAAACGGAAACTAATATTGGTTGGTACTGCTATCAATTAAATGAGTATTGGCAGTACAGTTGCGGTACGATGTTTTGGGCTGTATTACAACATCTTTACGATTTCCAACAAGACCAATATCTACCATTGTTTGTAAAGAAATTTTCAAGCAGTATTACAAATGAAATATGCAAAGAGCTAAAGCAAGCTACAGAGCCAACAAGTTCACTTGCAGAAATTTTGGAGTTAATCCCTGACACAGAAGATGAGGAAAACATCAAAAAGGAAATTGATGGAACAAACGACCCTGTTATAGTAGCAAAATATGGCTTTATTCTTTTGCTTCAAATATTCAAAAATAATAGAGAGCAACTTCATCCATTGAAAGAATTTATGAGCAGAAAAAAGATAGAAAGGGATGGGAATATGGTTGATGGTATCTTGACAGTTCACACAGCAGAAAACGATACACTTCAAGATTTTGTTGAACAATTTATTTTACGCAAAATTATTTACAGGCACTCAATGGTTGCACTCAGAAAAATGGGCAACGGCTCACAGGCTACTCACAAATTTTTTATTGAGGAACAATACATCCGTTTCATAGATACATTTCCTCCAAGAAACACATCGCCAAGAATGAACGCCTTGCAAAACATAATGTTTGATTTACAGGTAATCAACGACCAAAGGGTTTTATCGCCATTACATAAGAAACTTTTGATTGACTGATGATACTAGAAAGAGAAAACATACTAACATTGATAGGAAGCAGAAGATATCATTCTGCAATTCTTACTACCTTCAGCTTTGACTTTTATTTTTTTGAAATGAAAGCAATGAAATGGTTGCGTTCTTGTGGCGTGAGAAACATCAACGTTTTTATTGATGGACATTATTATTCAGAGTTAATGCAACAAGCGACAGGAGAAGAAATGCAACTTTCTGCCGGTTATTCACTTTATCCTGTTTTTCAAAAGTCAGTATTCCATCCAAAAATTTGGATGTTGTTTGGTGAAAAAGAAGGATTGCTTATTGTTGGTTCTGGAAACCTTACAAATTCTGGAAATGGCAACAATGATGAGATTTGGGGAGCATTTCATTTTGATATTCGTTCAACCGAAAATTCATCAGTCTTTTCGTCAGCTTGGGATTATCTATCAACTCTTTCATCGTCAGTTAAAGGACAGATGAATGAAAAAACTACAAAATGGATACTTGAACATTCTAAATGGCTGAATGAATTGCCAAAGACAAAACCATTTCAATTTTTCGAAACGTCGCAAAAAGAGAAGGTTGCTTTCCTGTTTAATACTGAAACAACTTCTATTTGGAACGAACTTTTAAAACATCTTAGCAATGAGAAAGTAGTAGAAATAACTACCATTTCTCCATATTATGACAAAAATGGGAAAGTATTGCAAGAACTTAATTCTCTTTTTCCTTCAGCCATAGTAAAAGTCATATTGGATGAAAGTGGTTTAATCCCTTCTGCAATGCAAGTGAACAAAGCGTTTACATTTTAC encodes:
- the tnpB gene encoding IS66 family insertion sequence element accessory protein TnpB (TnpB, as the term is used for proteins encoded by IS66 family insertion elements, is considered an accessory protein, since TnpC, encoded by a neighboring gene, is a DDE family transposase.), with product MFSLGSEHRYYLYRGSCDMRRSFNGLCGLISSDLNLNPLSGDVFVFLNKAGTHIKLLHWESGGFVLYYKRLEKGSISVPTNTLSDQISYSDLVLMIAGVEVLKSRQKKRYKLH
- a CDS encoding helix-turn-helix domain-containing protein, which encodes MEVIAIQKSTLDGMKNELKALLEMTENAVRKYTPIFKEEKWLDNQEVCLMMDITKRTLQTYKDKGLLPYSKLNRKNYYKRSDVLSLLEAGHPYNTNDNEFIDE
- the tnpA gene encoding IS66 family insertion sequence element accessory protein TnpA, producing the protein MRRHKTEQQKLLILYRASGLSIAAFCKKHDLVRATFDYWLKKDKEKSRGSFVAIKPPVITSPSVALPSIELSFPNGVTLKTAITNPDFISSLIRLV
- the tnpC gene encoding IS66 family transposase; translated protein: MQATFEKLSKQELLTLVKVQNDRVLELENKNGQIANNNHTLSQQYHTLSDKCDYLQYKVALLTRMLFGQQTERFAKAEQPELPFAPSAEEQKQVQEQIEEKITYTRKKAAGGHKGRAALPEHLPVEEIEIHPEQDLTDSVVIGKDITDELEFEPARFYIKRYIRYKYATKDRSSVSIGPLPERVIDKGIPGPGLLASILTDKYMDHLPLYRQKQRFAREDIKIASSTLEGWTKEALRLLEPLYDKLVADTKSQGYLQVDETTIKVLESEKKGACHRGYYWVYHAPLDGTVLFDYSPTRGAEAPYPILKDFKGYLQSDGYAVYESFGKAKEVTHLACWAHARREYERALDNDKTRAETALVMIQKLYAVERQCRTENLNKAQVKELRLATSLPVLNELGKWIAEDIRNVPPKSQIGKAMAYSIRRWKELCAYLYDGDLEIDNNRVENAIRPVALGRKNYLFAGSHEAAQRAAMIYSFFAICKKHEVNPFKWLKYTLENIKTIKYKDITNLYPQNYKKLQKL
- a CDS encoding helix-turn-helix domain-containing protein yields the protein MNLLTNEAEEVIEQQQMIMQLRNRIESILKNYRPVMNGEIYLSGEDVCKLLHISKRTLQQYRDDNILPYIQIGGKIIYKETDLMTILEQNYINHKTNSG